Genomic window (Caldicoprobacter guelmensis):
TTCTTTTTCTATCCAGCCAACCTCACCTATTCTTAACATGGCAAAACCCTTCATAAGGCATGATTCCCTCCTCATGATGACTTTGTTTTGTATTTCGATGACAATTATACAGATTGTTTGTTAAATATCAAACAATGCTAATGCATGATGCACTATTTCATAGATGAAATGCAAAATTAAAAGGGCGATTAGCAGCTGCTCCAAAAACAAAAAAGGCATAGAAAACAGCTTTTCTATGCCTGGTTATATCTTGCAGCAAACTCAAGTTCGTTTAAATGCACTTGGTGGAACAACACAAGGGAATAACGTTTTTCCCTCAAAGGTTAAATCTTTTCTTTGCATGCTTCTACAAAAGCGATGACATTTTCTATAGGAACATCTGGTTCCAGCACGTGTGTTGGCTCAAGGATTAATGCCCCGTCGTATCCCAATGTCCTTTTTCGTTCTCTCACCACCCTTTTTACTTCATCTGGAGTTCCAAAGGGCATGGTGCTCTGGGTACCAACCGTGCCTTTGAGAACCAAGTGCTTCCCGTATTTTCTTTTCACCTCAATCGGATCCATGCATTCAGGTTGAATAGGGTTTAGAATTGTAACCCCGATTTCGATAAGCTCAGGGATAATATCCATGATATTCCCATCGCTGTGATAGTCCACTTGTATATCAGGCTTTATATCCTTTGCGGCTTTGATCACCTTGGCCCAGCGGGGTTTCATAAACCTCCTCCAGTGTTCTATGGAAAACATGAGCGTCCTTTCATTAGCCACATCATCGCCTATGGTAAGCCAATCTACCCCAGCCCTCGCCGCAGCCTGAGCGACCTTCATATTTCGTTCACAAATCTTATCCAATATAAATTCGCATATTTCTGGATTCAAAATCATATCCATAAGAAACTGTTCATATCCCCGGATCTGCCACGCAGTCTCATATATATGTCCCACCCAACAGATGACAGGCTTGTTGTTTTCATGGGCTTTCCTAACCTCTTCTGCCATATGACTATCAATCCAACCATCTACATTTGGATAAGGAAAATCTTCTATCTCCTTAAGTGTCTTAGCATTTCTTAAAGGGCTAACATATCTGGTAAAGTGATACATGCTTCCCGGTATCTCCAATACACCAA
Coding sequences:
- a CDS encoding uroporphyrinogen decarboxylase family protein; amino-acid sequence: MNTLELFKATVNHIPHEEFLFFFHCTPDLDKRLRQYLNLKPQDSFEEYFDMPRVVHVSLKPPAGFRKPDFSKYYEDMDIPHNAFINDIGVLEIPGSMYHFTRYVSPLRNAKTLKEIEDFPYPNVDGWIDSHMAEEVRKAHENNKPVICWVGHIYETAWQIRGYEQFLMDMILNPEICEFILDKICERNMKVAQAAARAGVDWLTIGDDVANERTLMFSIEHWRRFMKPRWAKVIKAAKDIKPDIQVDYHSDGNIMDIIPELIEIGVTILNPIQPECMDPIEVKRKYGKHLVLKGTVGTQSTMPFGTPDEVKRVVRERKRTLGYDGALILEPTHVLEPDVPIENVIAFVEACKEKI